One part of the Mya arenaria isolate MELC-2E11 chromosome 3, ASM2691426v1 genome encodes these proteins:
- the LOC128227300 gene encoding nociceptin receptor-like, whose product MHNTTDSIFSLDYSYIGDNTTTPCINITTATSDSVTKETATITYVQETVSNWLWRTVPLILFCAGLLGNALTVRVLTRLGTARQPTLTFLLFLAITDSVVLLTGLPRYWILYTFDYDIRLISNASCKFYYFFIYSSMQFSSWILVGVSVERVVKTYFPFRYKRWYTTKRVKIGLVITLFVLILVNIHFFFTNGINDFTEGECSSLTQEFSWFDDYVFVYIDLTVYSLVPFVIMFISNIFLIRILRNVQLKRSNMMHERYVRNTNRFSVRMTKMLLVCTIYFLAATAPISIFFVVDSYLSPGFKDSGDKADVARMDLAQSTINLCSYSNYCVNFYLYTAMNDRFSRELRAVLCCKPSGRRWSSAYSIRERSSYRKQSSSYGPELEPETMATVVSDSMHSHPIAGSSEESVI is encoded by the exons atgcataacaCCACAGATAGCATATTTTCGCTAGATTACTCATATATCGGGGACAATACTACGACACCATGTATAAATATCACCACCGCGACAAGCGACTCCGTTACAAAGGAGACCGCTACCATCACCTACGTACAAGAAACGGTCTCCAACTGGCTATGGCGGACGGTTCCTCTTATTCTATTTTGTGCAGGATTGCTAGGCAACGCGTTGACGGTGCGCGTGCTGACGCGACTCGGCACCGCGCGCCAGCCAACTTTAACGTTTCTCCTGTTTCTCGCTATAACAGATTCCGTCGTTTTGTTGACGGGACTTCCTCGCTACTGGATTTTATACACATTCGACTACGATATTCGTCTCATCAGTAACGCCAGCTGcaagttttattatttcttcatCTACTCGTCAATGCAGTTCTCTTCGTGGATTCTCGTTGGAGTCTCCGTAGAACGGgttgtaaaaacatattttccgtTCCGTTATAAACGTTGGTATACAACTAAACGGGTTAAAATAGGACTTGTAATTACGTTGTTTGTATTGATTCTAGtaaacatacatttctttttcacCAATGGTATCAATGATTTCACTGAGGGAGAGTGTTCATCTTTGACACAAGAGTTTTCATGGTTTGACGATTACGTGTTCGTTTATATCGATCTCACTGTATATAGCTTAGTTCCCTTCGTCATCATgttcatttcaaacatatttctaaTCCGAATACTCAGAAATGTTCAGTTAAAGCGCTCTAACATGATGCATGAGCGGTATGTCCGGAATACTAACAGGTTTAGCGTACGCATGACAAAGATGCTCCTGGTATGCACGATATACTTTCTAGCGGCCACCGCACCGATTAGCATTTTCTTTGTGGTCGATTCTTACCTCAGTCCTGGGTTCAAAGACTCTGGGGATAAAGCTGACGTAGCCCGGATGGACCTTGCCCAGAGTACAATCAACTTGTGTAGTTACTCCAATTACTGCGTCAACTTCTACCTATACACAGCCATGAACGACCGCTTCTCTCGGGAGCTCCGGGCTGTCCTCTGCTGTAAACCAAG TGGCCGCCGATGGAGCAGCGCATACAGCATCCGTGAACGGAGTAGTTACCGGAAACAGTCCAGCAGCTATGGTCCGGAGTTGGAACCGGAAACCATGGCGACTGTGGTGTCAGACTCTATGCATAGCCATCCGATAGCTGGGTCTTCCGAAGAATCAGTGATCTAA